Proteins from one Scleropages formosus chromosome 14, fSclFor1.1, whole genome shotgun sequence genomic window:
- the LOC108920039 gene encoding alpha-crystallin A chain-like: MDVAIQLPWFRRALSPFFPPRLFDQFFTEGIFDYDFFPFSSSTISPYYRHSLFRSFLDSSSSGISEVRSDRDKFTVHLDVKHFSPDELSVKVLDDCVEIHGKHGERQDDHGFIAREFHRRYRLPPNVDQTAITCTLSYDGLLTLCVPRVSSATDSNRGDRSIPITREDKPNSAASS, translated from the exons ATGGACGTTGCCATCCAGCTCCCGTGGTTCCGCCGTGCTCTGAgcccctttttccccccccgcCTCTTTGACCAGTTCTTTACCGAGGGCATCTTTGACTACGACTTCTTCCCATTCTCTTCCTCCACCATCAGTCCCTACTACAGACATTCGCTGTTCCGCAGCTTCCTGGACTCCTCCAGTTCTGGCATCTCTGAG GTGAGGTCTGACAGGGACAAGTTCACGGTCCACCTGGATGTGAAGCACTTCTCCCCTGATGAGCTCAGCGTTAAGGTTCTGGACGACTGCGTGGAGATCCACGGCAAACATGGAGAGAGGCAG GATGATCACGGGTTTATTGCCCGTGAGTTTCATCGCCGCTACCGCCTTCCTCCAAATGTGGACCAGACAGCCATCACCTGCACACTGTCTTACGATGGGCTCCTGACCCTCTGCGTGCCCAGGGTTTCCTCGGCAACAGACTCCAACCGCGGCGACCGCAGCATCCCCATCACCCGTGAGGACAAGCCCAACTCGGCTGCCTCCTCTTAG